The following DNA comes from Novosphingobium sp. PP1Y.
GGGCTACATGTCGTACCGGAACATCTGGGCCGACAAGAAGCACTGATAACCCGGTCTTCCGGACCGGAACGCAGGCGCCCCTCCATCTCCGGATGGCAGGGGCGCTTCGCATTTGAAGGAGTGAAAAACCGTGAGTCCCGATGACCTCAAGGCGCTCGTGCGCTCGATCCCGGATTTCCCGAAGCCGGGTATCCTGTTTCGCGACCTCACGACCCTCATGAGCGACGGCCCGGGCTTTGCGGCTGCCGTGGCGATGCTGGCGCAGCGCGTTGAAGCTGCCGGCGCACAAGCCATTGCCGGAATCGAGGCGCGCGGTTTCATCTTTGGGGCGGCGGTCGCGGCGCACTGCGGTGTGGGCTTCATTCCGGTGCGCAAGCCCGGCAAGCTTCCCGTCCCGGTGCTCGCGATCGATTACGCCCTCGAATACGGAACCGACACGCTCGAGATTGACCCCGGCGCGGTGGCACAAGGCAGCCGAATCGTGTTGCTGGACGATCTCATCGCCACCGGCGGCACCGCAATGGCCGCACTCGAACTGATCCGGCGCGCAGGCGGCGTCGTCGAAGAGGCATTGTTCCTCGTCGACCTGCCGGAGCTGGGCGGTGCCTCACGACTGCGCGATGCAGGCGTGTCGGTAGAAGCGCTCCTCGACTTTCCCGGCCACTGATCTGCGACCGCCCTGCCGCTTCA
Coding sequences within:
- a CDS encoding adenine phosphoribosyltransferase; protein product: MSPDDLKALVRSIPDFPKPGILFRDLTTLMSDGPGFAAAVAMLAQRVEAAGAQAIAGIEARGFIFGAAVAAHCGVGFIPVRKPGKLPVPVLAIDYALEYGTDTLEIDPGAVAQGSRIVLLDDLIATGGTAMAALELIRRAGGVVEEALFLVDLPELGGASRLRDAGVSVEALLDFPGH